The Vicia villosa cultivar HV-30 ecotype Madison, WI linkage group LG1, Vvil1.0, whole genome shotgun sequence genome includes a region encoding these proteins:
- the LOC131643375 gene encoding leucine-rich repeat protein 2-like — protein MAPSISLSILFLLFLHFSLQTISANSEGNALHTLRSRLSDPNNVLQSWDPTLVNPCTWFHVTCDGNNRVTRLDLGNASISGTLGSELGHLHHLQYLELYGNELRGKIPKELGKLKALISMDLYDNKLEGKIPKSFGKLKSLRFLRLNNNKLTGSIPRELTRLKNLKIFDVSNNDLCGTIPVDGNFGSFPIKSFENNRLGGPELKGLVPYDFGC, from the exons ATGGCACCTTCTATTTCCCTCTCTATcttatttcttctttttctccacTTTTCCCTCCAAACCATCTCAGCCAACTCTGAAG GGAATGCTCTTCATACTTTGAGGAGCAGACTTTCTGATCCCAACAATGTTCTGCAGAGTTGGGACCCAACACTGGTTAATCCATGTACTTGGTTTCATGTTACATGTGACGGCAACAACCGTGTCACTCGTTT AGACTTGGGAAATGCTAGTATTTCAGGAACTCTGGGCTCAGAGCTTGGTCATCTACACCATCTGCAGTATTT GGAATTGTATGGGAATGAGTTAAGGGGAAAGATTCCTAAGGAACTTGGAAAATTGAAAGCACTAATTAGCATGGATTTGTATGATAACAAGTTGGAGGGGAAAATTCCAAAGTCATTTGGCAAGTTGAAGTCATTACGATTCTT GCgtctaaacaacaacaagctGACAGGATCTATCCCAAGAGAACTCACTCGTCTCAAGAATCTCAAAATCTT TGATGTTTCAAATAATGATCTTTGTGGAACAATACCAGTAGATGGAAACTTTGGATCCTTTCCAATAAAAAG TTTTGAAAATAACAGACTTGGTGGTCCTGAATTGAAAGGACTTGTTCCGTACGATTTTGGATGCTAA
- the LOC131643374 gene encoding protein SYM1-like yields the protein MSFCYSHHQFPRTRNSDTFLYSLFSEPKNPKTLKPKNMSGIILKNRSNVSHFIMLQRQSMFINHSCNPIRVHSFLSNKRLPDFVKKPKQYEISPSLFSSSFCSSPSSSTSTASVSKVGFVGWYLGMIKSRPILTKSVTSALIYTAADLSSQTIEWQPSKSYDFIRTLRMAGYGMIILGPTLHFWFNFVSKLFPKRDLFSTLKKMVMGQTLYGPAMTVIFFSSNAGVQGENGKEIVARLKRDLLPTLLNGVMYWPICDFITFRFIPVHLQPLVSNSFAYLWTIYMTYMAGLEKAEITS from the exons ATGAGCTTTTGCTATTCGCACCACCAATTCCCACGAACCCGGAACTCTGACACATTTTTATATTCACTATTCTCCGAACCTAAAAACCCCAAAACCCTGAAACCAAAAAACATGAGCGGTATCATTCTAAAGAACCGCTCTAACGTTTCCCATTTCATCATGTTACAGAGACAATCAATGTTCATAAACCATTCCTGTAATCCAATCAGAGTTCATTCTTTTCTCTCTAACAAACGATTACCGGATTTTGTCAAGAAACCCAAACAATATGAAATTTCTCCgtctttgttttcttcttcattttgttCTTCTccgtcttcttctacttcaacaGCTTCCGTTTCGAAAGTTGGTTTTGTAGGTTGGTATTTGGGGATGATTAAGTCACGCCCTATTCTCACTAAAAGTGTTACTTCTGCACTCATTTATACCGCCGCTGATTTATCCTCCCAG ACTATCGAGTGGCAACCTTCAAAATCTTATGATTTTATAAGGACTTTACGCATGGCGGGATATGGGATGATCATTTTAGGACCAACACTACATTTCTGGTTCAATTTTGTGTCAAAGCTTTTCCCAAAGAGGGATCTTTTCTCTACATTGAAGAAAATGGTCATGGGCCAGACACTCTATGGACCTGCCATGACTGTTATTTTCTTCTCCTCGAATGCTGGTGTGCAAG GTGAAAACGGTAAAGAGATTGTTGCCCGTTTAAAGCGCGATTTGCTTCCTACTTTGTTAAATGGAGTCATGTACTGGCCCATTTGTGATTTTATTACTTTTAGATTCATTCCTGTCCATTTACAG CCGTTAGTCAGCAATTCATTTGCGTACTTGTGGACCATTTATATGACCTATATGGCAGGCCTGGAGAAAGCCGAGATAACTAGCTGA
- the LOC131643373 gene encoding uncharacterized protein LOC131643373 has translation MTVPKRNYTRINTLELKALILRKIGNQRANKYFDQLGKLVSSKISKTEFDKICIMTIGKENIALHNQLIKAILKNVCLSKVPPVRGSAKTRSVLNAKDPNQQQISPIQMRYGDAFPPSLRRGGSLATYEAALKGCQPQSLASKHLMYKTPEQQSATELNSLGSRPPISVEDGEEVEQIAGSPSIQSKSPVTAPLGISMNFGYGRKALSSAPSCRKYPPETCFSNGYLPDTSSLRRRLEQKLEKDGLTMTVDCVNLLNNALDSYMKRLIESSMGLSGSSFGNGHQRQQNGHSIADSNILPPRRYMQTATQSSGASLLNFRVAMELNPQSLGSDWPTQLEKICIRASEE, from the coding sequence ATGACGGTACCCAAACGGAACTATACTCGAATAAATACGTTGGAGCTGAAAGCTCTTATTCTACGAAAGATTGGTAATCAGAGAGCTAACAAGTACTTTGATCAGCTTGGGAAATTGGTTAGTTCAAAGATCAGCAAGACTGAGTTTGACAAGATTTGCATCATGACGATTGGGAAGGAAAATATCGCTCTACACAATCAACTCATTAAGGCAATTCTCAAGAATGTCTGTCTGTCTAAAGTCCCACCTGTTAGAGGGTCTGCAAAAACAAGGAGTGTCTTGAATGCGAAAGATCCAAACCAGCAGCAGATCAGTCCGATTCAAATGCGGTATGGGGATGCGTTTCCGCCTTCTCTACGTAGGGGTGGTTCTTTGGCTACCTATGAAGCGGCGCTTAAGGGCTGCCAACCCCAAAGTCTTGCATCTAAACATTTGATGTATAAGACTCCAGAGCAGCAGAGTGCAACGGAGCTGAATTCCCTTGGCAGTAGGCCTCCCATTTCTGTGGAAGATGGAGAAGAGGTTGAACAGATTGCTGGAAGCCCAAGCATTCAAAGTAAGAGCCCGGTTACAGCTCCACTTGGGATATCAATGAATTTCGGTTATGGACGTAAAGCTCTTTCTAGTGCACCATCATGCAGAAAGTATCCTCCAGAGACTTGTTTCAGCAATGGATATCTCCCCGATACGTCATCTCTGAGGCGTCGTTTGGAGCAAAAGTTGGAGAAGGATGGTTTAACTATGACAGTGGATTGTGTAAATCTATTGAACAATGCACTGGATTCTTATATGAAGAGGTTGATTGAATCCTCCATGGGTTTATCTGGGTCAAGCTTCGGAAATGGGCACCAAAGACAGCAAAATGGGCACTCTATAGCTGATTCGAATATACTGCCACCCAGAAGATATATGCAAACAGCAACACAATCTTCTGGCGCATCTCTCTTGAATTTTCGTGTTGCAATGGAGTTAAATCCACAATCTCTTGGATCAGATTGGCCCACACAGCTTGAGAAGATTTGTATACGTGCTTCTGAAGAATGA